A genomic stretch from Natronomonas gomsonensis includes:
- a CDS encoding CBS domain-containing protein, which translates to MQARDIMTRDVETVSPEDDVSEVLTRLARADFNGFPVTEDGLVVGIVTQGDLVDLFQPSDRTLWIPVGFPPFLESLTYAVDLSWDDFDVGVDMLRNAGRPVSEVMTTEVVTVGPKADLDEMLAILADEERDINRLPIVDEADALLGIVTREDLLRALRDERDA; encoded by the coding sequence ATGCAGGCCCGCGACATCATGACGCGCGACGTGGAGACGGTCTCCCCGGAGGACGACGTGAGTGAAGTGTTGACGCGACTCGCCCGCGCCGATTTCAACGGCTTTCCCGTCACCGAAGACGGCCTCGTCGTCGGCATCGTCACGCAGGGCGATTTGGTCGATTTGTTCCAGCCGTCCGACCGGACGCTGTGGATTCCCGTCGGGTTCCCGCCGTTTCTCGAATCACTCACCTACGCCGTCGACCTCTCGTGGGATGACTTCGACGTCGGCGTCGACATGCTTCGGAACGCCGGCCGCCCGGTTAGCGAGGTGATGACGACCGAAGTCGTGACCGTCGGCCCGAAGGCCGACCTCGACGAGATGCTCGCTATCCTCGCCGACGAGGAACGCGACATCAACCGGCTCCCGATCGTCGACGAGGCCGACGCCCTACTCGGTATCGTCACCCGAGAGGACTTGCTTCGAGCACTCCGCGACGAACGGGACGCCTGA
- a CDS encoding metal ABC transporter permease translates to MTASPAFLAGTSLLDAALAPAYWLLAEWSEFMFDVARWTGLGLLQYQYMHRAVLVGLCIGVMAPLIGTFLVHRQLALIGDALAHTAFAGVAVGLFLNAVLDFGVSPYLTAIIVAMIAALSIELISEVTDAYNDVSMAIVLSTGFALGTTLISLNAGGLSVGIDQYLFGNLATVSRENAAILLVLFVVIVGTVALTRNQLLYVTFDETAAEVAGIPVNWYNRTMVVLTALVVVGAMQIMGVILVAAMLVVPVAGAAQVSRSFTGSLLSSVVLAELAVIVGIGLSYYGEATAGGVIVLVAVAIYVACIVFGRLRTALGEESAAETARIDASSTDSEAEPATD, encoded by the coding sequence ATGACCGCGTCCCCCGCGTTCCTCGCCGGGACGAGTCTACTGGATGCCGCCCTCGCGCCCGCCTACTGGCTCTTGGCAGAGTGGTCGGAGTTCATGTTTGATGTGGCCCGGTGGACCGGCCTGGGACTCCTCCAGTACCAGTACATGCATCGGGCGGTACTCGTCGGACTGTGTATCGGCGTAATGGCGCCGCTCATCGGGACGTTCCTCGTTCATCGCCAACTCGCACTCATCGGTGACGCCCTGGCCCACACCGCCTTCGCCGGCGTCGCCGTCGGTCTGTTCCTGAACGCCGTGTTGGATTTCGGCGTCTCGCCGTATCTCACCGCCATCATCGTCGCGATGATAGCGGCGTTAAGTATCGAACTCATCTCGGAGGTGACTGACGCCTACAACGACGTGTCGATGGCCATCGTCCTCTCGACTGGGTTCGCGCTGGGGACGACGCTCATCAGTCTCAACGCCGGCGGCCTATCGGTCGGCATCGACCAGTATCTCTTCGGAAACCTCGCGACGGTCTCCCGTGAGAACGCGGCGATACTGCTCGTGCTGTTCGTCGTCATCGTCGGCACCGTCGCACTCACCCGGAACCAACTGCTGTACGTCACCTTCGACGAGACCGCCGCCGAGGTCGCGGGCATTCCCGTCAACTGGTACAACCGAACGATGGTCGTGCTGACGGCGCTCGTCGTCGTCGGCGCGATGCAGATAATGGGCGTCATCCTCGTCGCGGCGATGCTCGTCGTCCCCGTCGCCGGCGCGGCGCAGGTCTCCCGGAGTTTCACCGGGTCGCTGCTCTCGTCGGTCGTCCTCGCGGAGTTGGCCGTCATCGTCGGCATCGGACTGTCGTACTACGGCGAGGCGACCGCCGGCGGCGTCATCGTCCTCGTCGCCGTCGCCATCTACGTCGCCTGTATCGTTTTCGGGCGCCTTCGGACCGCGCTCGGAGAGGAGTCGGCGGCGGAGACCGCACGCATCGACGCCAGTAGCACCGACTCGGAGGCCGAACCGGCGACCGACTGA
- a CDS encoding metal ABC transporter ATP-binding protein — MTTEGPIAELDDVTFGYTATPVVENVSLRIDPGEYAAIVGPNGSGKSTLMRLVLGLLEPDSGSVRLFGEPAHRFDEGSRVGYVAQQANAAKEMPITVREVVKMGRFPHVGYGLLSAEDWEIVDRALDVVGMSAFADRPVTQLSGGQRQRAFIARALAGEADLLVLDEPTVGVDAESVDAFYALLETLNDDGITVLLVEHDLRAVTDHAERVVCLNRRLRFDGPTEEFVDSDALAETFGTAVSAVGESG, encoded by the coding sequence ATGACGACCGAGGGACCCATCGCCGAACTCGACGACGTGACGTTCGGCTACACCGCGACGCCGGTCGTCGAGAACGTCTCGCTCCGCATCGACCCCGGCGAGTACGCCGCAATCGTCGGCCCGAACGGTTCCGGGAAGTCGACGCTGATGCGTCTCGTCCTCGGTCTGCTCGAACCCGACAGCGGTTCGGTCCGGCTGTTCGGCGAACCCGCCCATCGCTTCGACGAGGGGTCCCGAGTCGGATACGTCGCCCAGCAGGCGAACGCCGCAAAGGAGATGCCGATTACCGTCCGTGAGGTGGTGAAGATGGGTCGGTTTCCCCACGTGGGGTACGGCCTCCTCTCTGCCGAAGACTGGGAAATCGTCGACCGCGCTCTCGACGTCGTCGGGATGAGCGCCTTCGCCGACCGCCCCGTGACCCAACTCTCCGGCGGGCAACGACAGCGTGCCTTCATCGCACGAGCGCTGGCCGGCGAGGCCGACCTGCTCGTCCTCGACGAACCGACTGTCGGCGTCGACGCCGAGTCGGTCGACGCCTTCTACGCACTGCTCGAAACGCTCAACGACGACGGCATCACCGTCCTGTTGGTCGAACACGACCTGCGTGCGGTCACCGACCACGCCGAACGAGTCGTCTGTCTGAACCGCCGGCTTCGGTTCGACGGCCCGACCGAGGAGTTCGTCGACAGCGACGCCCTCGCGGAGACGTTCGGAACGGCCGTCAGCGCCGTTGGTGAGAGCGGATGA
- a CDS encoding metal ABC transporter substrate-binding protein: MTHHGTGGRDRPVLTRRQAVAGGGGLLAAGLAGCLGEASAPGGAGDDGPVAVASFFSFYDFGRKIARETPIEVRNLIPTGLHGHGWQPNSSITREVIEADAFVHVGEEFQPWADRTIRTLKDDGIDTKLINVREGVELVDLAASLDRDEEGVGENRGKDPHFWLDPQRAKQSVDNITEGFVELAPDHEATLRDNAETYKSDVLDRIDGDYEAIFDAATRDVVQLAAHNAFQYIGTRYGVEMRPLVVNLAASGDVKPSDIREAKRVIEENDIEYVGAGVFETRRPAKQLIAETDVSAYFPVTPYAGVREEWVKNDWGYEEIAYNINMPTFEVVLGNKAPEDAGPDGWAEEWRNFE, encoded by the coding sequence ATGACACATCACGGAACCGGCGGCCGCGACCGGCCGGTCCTCACCCGGCGGCAGGCAGTCGCCGGGGGCGGCGGACTGTTAGCCGCCGGCCTCGCCGGCTGCCTCGGCGAGGCGAGTGCACCCGGGGGAGCCGGCGACGACGGACCGGTCGCGGTCGCGTCGTTCTTCAGTTTCTACGACTTCGGTCGGAAAATCGCCCGAGAGACGCCGATAGAGGTCCGAAACCTGATTCCGACGGGACTCCACGGCCACGGCTGGCAGCCGAACTCCAGTATCACCAGAGAGGTAATCGAGGCGGACGCGTTCGTCCACGTCGGAGAGGAGTTCCAGCCGTGGGCCGACCGGACGATTCGGACGCTGAAAGACGACGGCATCGACACCAAACTCATCAACGTCCGGGAGGGCGTCGAGTTGGTCGACCTCGCGGCGAGTCTCGACCGCGACGAGGAGGGCGTCGGCGAGAACCGCGGCAAGGACCCCCACTTCTGGCTCGACCCCCAGCGAGCCAAGCAGTCCGTCGACAACATCACCGAGGGGTTCGTCGAACTCGCTCCCGACCACGAGGCGACGCTCCGCGACAACGCCGAGACCTACAAGAGCGACGTACTCGACCGCATCGACGGCGACTACGAGGCGATATTCGACGCCGCGACGCGGGACGTAGTCCAGTTGGCCGCACACAACGCCTTCCAGTACATCGGAACGCGCTACGGCGTCGAGATGCGGCCGCTCGTCGTCAATCTTGCAGCCAGCGGTGACGTAAAGCCCTCCGACATCAGGGAGGCAAAGCGCGTCATCGAGGAAAACGACATCGAGTACGTCGGTGCCGGCGTCTTCGAGACCCGCCGACCCGCCAAACAGCTCATCGCCGAGACGGACGTGTCGGCGTACTTCCCGGTGACGCCCTACGCCGGCGTCCGTGAGGAGTGGGTCAAAAACGACTGGGGATACGAGGAAATCGCGTACAACATCAACATGCCGACGTTCGAAGTTGTCCTCGGAAACAAAGCGCCCGAAGACGCCGGTCCCGACGGCTGGGCCGAGGAGTGGAGGAACTTCGAATGA
- a CDS encoding ribonuclease HI, translated as MAAHCRPVLRNLFDDSPTPHIAHPPRTHRRDFYLATDGSYRADGAGGLGVVIETRDGERVARLSVPDAVPDNNVAEYRALHLGLDVLAARAPRNARVGVLIDHDDLAANVNRATLATRGPDGRPPHPFRVPTESTTHWRGIRARVAGFGELRAARIDSGDNPAHPLANTPDQYAHVNREPDRCVLPRDERWRAPDDDRYPPPSRADRDRSNNFVGGGSASD; from the coding sequence ATGGCCGCGCACTGCCGGCCGGTATTGCGGAACCTGTTCGACGACTCACCGACCCCCCACATCGCGCATCCGCCGCGCACCCATCGCCGAGACTTCTACCTCGCCACCGACGGGTCCTACCGTGCGGACGGTGCTGGCGGGTTGGGTGTCGTCATCGAAACGCGCGACGGCGAGCGTGTCGCTCGCCTCTCGGTGCCCGACGCGGTACCGGACAACAACGTCGCCGAGTATCGGGCCCTCCATCTCGGTCTCGACGTGTTGGCGGCACGAGCGCCCCGAAACGCCCGCGTGGGTGTCCTCATCGACCACGACGACCTCGCGGCGAACGTCAACCGCGCGACGCTCGCCACACGGGGCCCCGACGGTCGGCCACCGCATCCGTTCCGCGTCCCCACCGAAAGCACCACCCACTGGCGGGGCATCCGTGCCCGCGTCGCCGGCTTCGGCGAACTCCGTGCGGCCCGCATCGACAGCGGCGACAACCCGGCTCATCCGCTCGCGAACACGCCCGACCAGTACGCCCACGTCAACCGCGAACCCGACCGCTGTGTCCTCCCGCGCGACGAGCGCTGGCGAGCGCCCGACGACGACCGGTACCCGCCACCGTCCCGTGCCGACCGCGACCGCTCCAACAACTTCGTCGGCGGCGGGTCGGCTAGCGATTAA
- the hemA gene encoding glutamyl-tRNA reductase translates to MNIGTGIIAGVSVSYSHASVEQIEAACETSEREAVEALLKRPGVSEAFVLQTCNRAEAYVVADEAETAREALDEYLVGVDPGATRELGHEESLRHLMRVACGLESLVIGEDQIIGQVREAYEAARGAGGIGSTLDDAVLKALHVGERARSETAINEGVVSLGSAAVELAESERDLADATALVVGAGKMATLAARALDDAVNRVVVANRTLPHAEHIVEELDTDSAAAVGLAALPIAVEEADIVVTATGSDDHVLDSDTLEEVGETLIIDIAQPRDVTPAARTVDEVELHDLDSLQSVTDETRSQRREAAETVEAMIDEEFDHLIAQYKRKRADQVIGAMYEGAERIKARELRTAVSKLEAESDDGLTDEQQEILESMADALVGQILSAPTQSLRDAAENDDWTTINTALQLFGPGLKPEPANRPDAPDGIPDEMRRQMPDAVLEQLTVDDD, encoded by the coding sequence GTGAACATCGGAACCGGAATCATCGCTGGGGTCAGCGTCTCATACAGCCACGCGAGCGTCGAGCAAATCGAAGCCGCCTGCGAGACCTCCGAACGCGAGGCCGTCGAGGCGCTTCTGAAGCGTCCCGGTGTCTCGGAGGCGTTCGTCCTCCAGACCTGCAATCGCGCGGAGGCCTACGTCGTCGCCGACGAGGCCGAAACCGCCCGCGAGGCGCTCGACGAGTACCTCGTCGGCGTCGACCCGGGGGCGACCCGCGAGTTGGGCCACGAAGAGAGCCTCCGGCACCTGATGCGGGTCGCCTGCGGCCTCGAATCGCTCGTCATCGGCGAAGACCAGATTATCGGACAGGTCCGGGAAGCCTACGAGGCTGCTCGGGGCGCTGGCGGCATCGGGTCGACGCTCGACGACGCCGTACTGAAGGCGCTGCACGTCGGCGAACGCGCCCGCAGCGAGACCGCAATCAACGAGGGCGTCGTCTCGCTTGGGTCGGCCGCCGTCGAACTCGCCGAAAGCGAGCGTGACCTCGCCGACGCGACCGCACTCGTCGTCGGCGCCGGAAAGATGGCGACGCTGGCGGCCCGCGCGCTCGACGACGCCGTCAACCGTGTCGTCGTCGCCAACCGGACGCTCCCACACGCCGAACACATCGTTGAGGAACTCGACACCGATTCTGCCGCTGCCGTCGGCCTCGCCGCCCTCCCGATTGCCGTCGAAGAGGCCGACATCGTCGTCACCGCGACGGGCAGCGACGACCACGTCCTCGACAGCGACACGCTCGAAGAGGTCGGCGAGACGCTCATCATCGACATCGCCCAGCCGCGTGACGTGACGCCGGCGGCGCGAACCGTCGACGAGGTCGAACTCCACGACCTCGATTCGCTGCAGTCGGTCACCGACGAAACGCGTAGCCAGCGGCGTGAAGCCGCAGAAACCGTCGAAGCGATGATAGACGAGGAGTTCGACCACCTCATCGCCCAGTACAAGCGCAAGCGCGCCGACCAGGTCATCGGGGCGATGTACGAGGGCGCAGAGCGCATCAAAGCCCGAGAACTCCGAACCGCCGTCTCGAAACTCGAAGCCGAGTCCGACGACGGCCTCACCGACGAACAGCAGGAAATCCTCGAATCGATGGCCGACGCGCTCGTCGGGCAGATTCTCTCCGCGCCGACACAGAGCCTCCGGGACGCCGCCGAGAACGACGACTGGACGACCATCAACACCGCCCTTCAGTTGTTCGGCCCCGGACTGAAACCCGAACCCGCCAACCGCCCGGATGCGCCCGACGGGATTCCCGACGAGATGCGGCGACAGATGCCCGACGCCGTCTTAGAGCAGTTGACGGTCGACGACGACTAG
- a CDS encoding precorrin-2 dehydrogenase/sirohydrochlorin ferrochelatase family protein: MIPLYHDFTDETVLVVGGGPVGARKARRFAREARVVVVSPEFPADDYGDADRVRAAPTAEDVPVWVERVDPALVVAATDDAAVNDAVEAAAQERSVLINRADRSGDREVGSVVVPATVRDDDVVVSVSTSGASPALSKELRKRIQSDIDGAGELATLTAEVREELKRRGVDASARRDAVRAVVQSPRVWKVLGTGGAKPRRTVDAVVESALGDKE; this comes from the coding sequence ATGATACCGCTGTATCACGACTTTACGGACGAGACGGTGCTCGTCGTCGGCGGCGGGCCGGTCGGGGCCAGGAAGGCCAGGCGATTCGCCCGCGAGGCGCGCGTCGTCGTCGTCAGCCCCGAGTTCCCGGCCGACGACTACGGCGACGCGGACCGAGTACGAGCGGCGCCGACCGCCGAGGACGTGCCGGTGTGGGTCGAACGAGTCGACCCGGCGCTCGTGGTGGCGGCGACAGACGACGCGGCGGTCAACGACGCCGTCGAGGCGGCCGCACAGGAGCGTTCGGTTCTCATCAACCGCGCCGACCGCTCCGGGGACCGCGAGGTGGGCAGCGTGGTCGTTCCCGCGACGGTCCGGGACGACGACGTGGTCGTCTCGGTGTCGACCAGCGGTGCGAGTCCCGCGCTATCGAAGGAACTCCGAAAGCGCATCCAGTCGGACATCGACGGCGCGGGTGAGTTGGCGACGTTGACCGCCGAGGTGCGCGAGGAACTGAAACGACGCGGCGTCGACGCGAGTGCTCGTCGGGATGCAGTCCGAGCCGTCGTGCAATCGCCGCGTGTTTGGAAGGTTTTAGGTACAGGCGGGGCTAAGCCACGACGAACAGTAGACGCCGTCGTCGAATCGGCGTTGGGTGACAAGGAGTGA
- the ahbB gene encoding siroheme decarboxylase subunit beta: MSATAGLDRIDRAIINAFQGGFPVVESPFDPAAEALRARGIGVTGEELLERVQRLDDDGVLTRFGALINAQEIGGAATLVAMHAPEERFEEVADQVNAHREVAHNYEREHPHLNMWFVVSVADPDAVDRVLADIEAETGQETYNLPKREEFRVEAKFLLDGPIPDGDLDCSDLGPAVEPVERDTLTPEERDLIVEVQGGLPVTATPYADVAEELGVDTEWVTSTIKRFNEEGKVRRVGVIPNHYSLGYTENGMTVWNVPDDLVSEVGPEVASLDFVTHCYRRPRHEGVWPYNFFAMTHGRSEEESQQRIQQVKETMESFWDVGDDDWDTLFSTQILKKTGIRLDERADANTE, translated from the coding sequence ATGAGCGCCACCGCCGGACTGGACCGCATCGACCGGGCCATCATCAACGCCTTCCAGGGCGGCTTTCCCGTCGTCGAATCCCCGTTCGACCCCGCCGCCGAAGCGCTTCGGGCGCGCGGCATCGGCGTGACTGGCGAGGAACTCCTTGAACGGGTCCAACGACTCGATGACGACGGCGTGTTGACGCGCTTCGGCGCGCTCATCAACGCCCAGGAAATCGGCGGTGCGGCGACGCTCGTGGCGATGCACGCACCCGAGGAGCGCTTCGAGGAGGTGGCCGACCAGGTCAACGCCCACAGAGAGGTCGCCCACAACTACGAACGGGAACACCCCCATCTCAACATGTGGTTCGTCGTCTCGGTGGCCGACCCCGACGCCGTCGACCGCGTGTTGGCAGACATCGAAGCTGAAACCGGCCAAGAGACGTACAACCTCCCGAAGCGCGAGGAGTTCCGCGTCGAGGCGAAGTTCCTCCTCGACGGCCCGATTCCCGACGGCGACCTCGATTGCTCGGACCTCGGCCCTGCCGTCGAACCGGTCGAACGGGACACGCTCACCCCCGAAGAGCGGGACCTCATCGTCGAGGTTCAGGGCGGCCTGCCCGTCACCGCGACGCCGTACGCCGACGTGGCCGAAGAACTCGGCGTCGACACCGAGTGGGTCACCAGCACAATCAAGCGATTCAACGAGGAGGGGAAGGTCCGCCGTGTCGGTGTGATTCCGAACCACTACAGTCTCGGCTACACGGAAAACGGGATGACCGTCTGGAACGTCCCCGACGACCTCGTCTCGGAGGTCGGGCCGGAAGTCGCGTCGCTGGATTTCGTCACGCACTGCTACCGTCGGCCGCGTCACGAGGGCGTCTGGCCGTACAACTTCTTCGCGATGACACACGGCCGGAGCGAAGAAGAAAGTCAACAGCGCATCCAGCAGGTCAAAGAGACGATGGAGTCCTTCTGGGACGTCGGCGACGACGACTGGGATACGCTGTTCTCGACGCAGATACTGAAGAAGACCGGTATCCGACTGGACGAACGCGCCGATGCGAACACGGAGTAG
- a CDS encoding complex I NDUFA9 subunit family protein, whose translation MRILVVGGTGFIGENLCRELHRRGHDVTALSRSPNEADLPSGVETAMGDVAAYDSIEAAFESQDAAINLVALSPLFRPKGGNDKHFEVHRDGTENVVRAAEEHGVGKLVQMSALGADPDGNTAYIQSKGLAEAIVKESGLDWVIFRPSVVFGDGGEFVSFTKKLAPPYLTPLPGGGKTRFQPIWVGDLVPMLADGLEGVEPTNEDDTEDEGPTPAIRRVDDSEDAGAEEQEPHVGETYDIGGPEVLTLAEVAKLAHAADDKPIDVVPVPMALTKIGLRLADFVPGAPMGSDQYRSLQFDNTTDDNDIDAFGLTPEDMTTLADYLGVDPETLDD comes from the coding sequence ATGCGCATCCTTGTCGTCGGCGGTACGGGCTTCATCGGCGAGAACCTGTGTCGAGAGTTGCACCGGCGGGGACACGACGTGACGGCGCTGTCGCGTTCCCCGAACGAGGCCGACCTGCCGAGTGGCGTCGAAACCGCCATGGGCGACGTGGCGGCGTACGACTCCATCGAAGCCGCCTTCGAGAGCCAAGACGCCGCCATCAACCTCGTCGCGTTGTCGCCGCTGTTCCGCCCGAAAGGCGGCAACGACAAACACTTCGAAGTCCATCGCGATGGCACCGAAAACGTCGTCCGCGCGGCCGAGGAACACGGCGTCGGAAAACTGGTCCAGATGAGTGCCCTCGGCGCCGACCCCGACGGGAACACGGCCTACATCCAATCGAAGGGCCTCGCCGAGGCCATCGTCAAGGAGTCGGGACTCGATTGGGTCATCTTCCGACCCTCCGTCGTCTTCGGGGACGGCGGCGAGTTCGTCTCCTTTACGAAGAAACTCGCTCCGCCGTATCTCACCCCGCTTCCCGGTGGCGGGAAGACCCGGTTCCAGCCCATCTGGGTCGGCGACCTCGTTCCGATGCTCGCCGATGGGCTGGAGGGTGTCGAACCGACCAACGAAGACGACACCGAAGACGAGGGACCGACGCCGGCCATCCGTCGTGTCGACGACTCGGAGGACGCGGGTGCCGAAGAGCAGGAGCCACACGTCGGCGAAACCTATGACATCGGCGGCCCGGAGGTGTTGACGCTGGCGGAAGTCGCGAAACTGGCCCACGCGGCCGACGACAAGCCTATCGACGTGGTGCCGGTTCCGATGGCGCTGACGAAAATCGGGCTGCGACTCGCCGATTTCGTCCCCGGTGCGCCGATGGGGTCGGACCAGTACCGTTCGCTGCAGTTCGACAACACCACCGACGACAACGACATCGACGCCTTCGGCCTCACTCCCGAGGACATGACGACGCTGGCCGACTATCTCGGCGTCGACCCCGAGACGTTGGACGACTGA
- a CDS encoding tubulin/FtsZ family protein, protein MKLAMIGFGQAGGKILDRFLEYDSTRGTGIIGHAVAVNTAKADLMGLDYVPNENRVLIGQSVVKGHGAGTEPELGERCAREDMEEIQTAIDTMTSSEIDAFLIMAGLGGGTGSGGAPILAEHLQRLYVEPVYGLGILPARDEGGIYNRNAARSFQEFAESVDNLLTFDNDAFKTGGESLGEGYAEINQEIVARFGALFSAGEVEAMGDDVAESVVDASEIINTLGDHGITSIGYASEEVESQSKGLLDRFRGNNDGDGLESSGDATNRITSLVRRATLGKLTLQCEVDSTERALLLVSGPPKALNRKGIDKARKWLEETTGCMEVRAGDYPLPNENRVAAIVVLSGVTDVPRVKEMQRMAIEAEENVEQLRAKSEEDLDDLIEYGDDEE, encoded by the coding sequence ATGAAACTCGCAATGATCGGCTTCGGGCAGGCCGGCGGGAAAATTCTCGACCGGTTCCTCGAATACGACTCTACCCGCGGGACGGGCATCATCGGCCACGCCGTCGCCGTCAACACGGCGAAGGCGGATTTGATGGGCCTGGACTACGTACCGAACGAGAACCGGGTTCTCATCGGCCAATCGGTCGTGAAGGGCCACGGTGCCGGCACCGAACCGGAGCTGGGCGAACGATGCGCCCGCGAGGACATGGAGGAGATTCAGACGGCCATCGACACCATGACGAGCAGCGAAATCGACGCGTTCCTCATCATGGCCGGCCTCGGCGGCGGCACCGGCAGCGGTGGTGCGCCCATCTTGGCCGAACACCTCCAGCGACTGTACGTCGAACCCGTCTACGGGCTCGGTATCCTCCCTGCCCGCGACGAGGGAGGCATCTACAACCGCAACGCGGCGCGGTCGTTCCAGGAGTTCGCCGAAAGCGTCGACAATCTGCTCACCTTCGACAACGACGCGTTCAAAACCGGCGGCGAGAGCCTCGGCGAGGGGTACGCCGAAATCAATCAGGAAATCGTCGCTCGCTTCGGCGCGCTGTTCTCCGCGGGCGAGGTCGAGGCGATGGGCGACGACGTGGCCGAAAGCGTCGTCGACGCCTCCGAAATCATCAACACCCTCGGCGACCACGGCATCACCTCTATCGGCTACGCCAGCGAGGAAGTCGAATCCCAGAGCAAGGGACTGCTCGATAGGTTCCGCGGCAACAACGACGGCGACGGCCTCGAAAGCTCCGGCGACGCGACGAACCGAATCACCTCACTCGTTCGTCGGGCAACGCTCGGAAAGCTCACGCTGCAGTGTGAAGTCGACAGCACCGAACGGGCGCTGTTGCTCGTCTCCGGTCCGCCGAAGGCGCTCAATCGAAAGGGCATAGACAAAGCGCGGAAGTGGCTCGAGGAGACCACCGGCTGTATGGAGGTGCGGGCCGGCGACTACCCGCTCCCCAACGAGAACCGGGTGGCGGCAATCGTCGTCCTCTCGGGGGTGACCGACGTCCCGCGCGTCAAGGAGATGCAGCGGATGGCCATCGAGGCCGAGGAGAACGTCGAACAGCTCCGAGCGAAGAGCGAGGAGGACTTAGACGACCTCATAGAGTACGGCGACGATGAGGAGTAG
- the cofC gene encoding 2-phospho-L-lactate guanylyltransferase — translation MNVYVPFAAREPKTRLADAFEPDERATFARALLLDVCDAISRTGREPTVLATDSVDCPYPVVVDDRLLTDAVNARLDSPVAVVMADLGLANAVALERLFEADGDVVIAPGLGGGTNALVVRHPDFEVDYHGASVRDHRRIARGIGTEATMVDSFRLAVDIDEPRDLVELLLHGEGRAREWLEDAGFAVQRRDGRVGIGRDA, via the coding sequence ATGAACGTCTACGTCCCGTTCGCGGCGCGGGAGCCGAAGACGCGACTCGCCGACGCCTTCGAACCGGACGAACGGGCCACCTTCGCCCGCGCGCTGCTTCTCGACGTGTGTGATGCGATTTCTCGAACCGGTCGAGAACCGACCGTGCTGGCGACCGACTCGGTCGACTGTCCGTACCCGGTCGTCGTCGACGACCGGCTGCTCACCGACGCGGTGAACGCCCGTCTCGACTCGCCGGTCGCCGTCGTGATGGCCGACCTCGGGTTGGCGAACGCCGTGGCGCTGGAACGGCTCTTCGAGGCCGACGGCGACGTCGTCATCGCCCCGGGACTCGGCGGCGGGACGAACGCCCTCGTCGTCCGACACCCCGACTTCGAAGTCGACTACCACGGCGCCTCGGTTCGGGACCACCGCCGTATCGCCCGCGGAATCGGCACGGAGGCGACGATGGTCGACTCCTTCCGGCTGGCCGTCGACATCGACGAACCACGCGACCTCGTCGAACTGCTCCTCCACGGCGAGGGACGGGCCCGCGAGTGGCTCGAAGACGCCGGGTTCGCCGTCCAGCGCCGCGACGGGCGGGTGGGTATCGGCCGGGACGCCTGA